GGTGGATCTAGGGGGGGTTAATAGAGGTGCCATTTATTACTCGTTCGCCCTTGTTGAGATCTTTCGCGCCCATAAGGCCGTCACTGTAATTGTAGGCTGTGGCTAATTAGATACAGTTTGTTTAATTTCTCTTAATTACATGAGCTGTTAATTATTGGTTGCATGCTTCAGATTCATTTTTTGCTGCAAAAATTATGCATCTTTGACTTTGGAGTGATTGTATGTATATACGGAGTAGCAATCAGTTATATAGAGATAAAAGTTGCCAATTTTGATGGGTTGAATGTTGAATTTAGATGAAAATGGGATAATCATTTAAGATATAATTAGTCCATTGGTAATCATGGGCTTCGTTTATGATTACTGCTTAGTTATTTATGGCTAATGTTGTCGATTCCAATTTTCTTATTGGCTCGAGTGTACGGTGACGTGGTACACCCATCGGTGGACATGACTCAAGCAAAACTTTGTTGACATGGAAAGGAGTGTACAGCCTTTATATACTGTTGGGATATTAATGTGTGACCATAACTTTTTGGAAATTTCTGAATAATGTCTCTATACTTGCTGATATATGAATGTATACAAATTTCAGGGAGATTATACATATGACAATGTGAGTGATCTGCTGGGTGATGGCATTTTTGCAGTGGATGGGCATAAATGGAGAAACCAACGGAAAGTCTCTAGCTATGAGTTTTCGACTAGGGTTTTACGAGATTTTAGCAGCACAATTTTCCGTGAAAATGCTGTGAAATTGGCTAATGTAATTTCAGATGCTGTAAAGTCTGACCATATCATGGACATCCAAGTAAGATGTTTATTTATTGGTTATGGTTAGTTTTGGTAGTGACAATTGTTTGAGATGTTAACTAGACTTAGGTTGTGTAGGATTTGTTCATGAAATCGACATTGGATTCAATATTCAAAGTTGCATTCGGAGTTGAGTTAGATAGTATGTGTGGCTCAAATGAAGAAGGGATAAGATTTAGCCAAGCTTTCGATGATGCCAGTGCTACATCACTGTATCGTTATGTGGATATCCTCTGGCCTGTTAAGAGGTTTCTCAACATTGGTTTGGAGGCTAAACTTAAGCAGGACATTAGAATTATCAATGATTTTGTATACAGGTTGATCAGCAACAAAGTTGAGTTAATGAAAAGGTCACAAGGCACTCCTTCCGTAAGTTGAACCTTTTAGCCAAATACTCCTGATTATTCGATTTTGGAAAACAATGTGATTCTGATGCATGCAATCATCACACCTTTTCATTATTTATTCAAGGTTTCTTGATTTAAATTGTTCTTGAATGGGTAAATGCAGATGAAGAAAGACGATATATTGTCGAGATTTTTGCAGCTTGACAACACTGACCCTAAATATCTGAGAGACATAATCTTGAACTTCGTGATAGCCGGCAAAGACACTACAGCAGCTACACTATCTTGGTTCATTTACATGCTTTGTAAACACCCAGAAGTGCAGGAGAAGGTGGCAGAAGAGCTAAGAAATGTTACAAGCATGGAAAGCGGCGTTAATTATGAACAACTTACTACCAATTTGAGAGAAGAATCACTTGAAAGGTTGCATTACCTACACGCAGCTTTGACTGAGACTCTCCGACTCTATCCTGCTGTTCCTGTGGTAAACTAAAATTTAAATAACCTATGTTGTTTTTGAATCCTCATTTCTCCACAAGTACCTAGGGCTGACCAACTGACACTCATATATGAGTGCTGACACTGCACATCAGTACTCCGACCAACTTTCTTGGTTTACCGACATCAAAATTAATTTTTTCTGCTGGTTCTACAGGATGCCAAGATATGTTTTTCTGATGATACACTGCCTGATGGGTATAGTGTGAAGAAAGGAGACATGGTCGCATACCAACCCTACGCAATGGGAAGGATGCGTTTTATTTGGGGAGATAATGCCGAGGACTATCACCCCGAAAGATGGCTTGATGAAGATGGGATCTTCCAACCACAGAGTCCCTTCAAATTCACCGCATTTCAGGTACCAATTATCATGACACTCTTTACTTTACGTCATTCAATTTCTTTTGATATCGTTTAAAACTCCCAATTCTAATAGAATGAGTCTTCTATAAGACGGTCTCACATATATGCGTATAATCACAATCTTTATAAAGTCCCCATTTAACTATAGTCGTTAAATCCAGTATTGTCCGCTAGATTGTTCCATATGAGTTTTCCGACTCTTATAAGAGTATGTTTGCTTAAACAGGCAGGTCCACGAATATGCCTTGGGAAGGAATTTGCATACAGGCAGATGAAGATTTTTTCTGCGGTTCTGTTGAGCAACTTTGTTTTCAAACTCGGTGATGAAGAAAGCATTGTAAACTACAGAACAATGATAAACCTCCATATTGATGGCGGTTTACATGTTCGAGCTCTTCCACGAAAATAATGTATATTATTAAGTTCAACTAAATTATAAGTGTGTTGATTATAATTCTGGTGTTTCTTACATCTAGCTCCTAGAACCCTACTGCTAATAGACTAATGGCGATTACTCAAATGTTGTTCAACTTGGATTTTTTATTGCTAACCCAACACCAAAATTATCGAGCTAAGATAAGCATCCATATTGAAGGCGACTTTTATTGAAAAATCGGCAAAACAATGTCACAACTCACAATGATGAAGATTTATGTAAAATGAGGCCTGCTTTGGATACATGTGTAGCTCAGATAATGAAATCCCCGTTGTCACCCGCCAAGGACGTGACACCGTGTTAATAACAACTGTAAATCTCAATAGAGGCACAAAAGTCTGGCTTCCGCACTTATGCCTAAGGGCTAAGGGGCACAAATCTTGGGGAGAAAAAAAGATGATTTTACTTGATAGAATATAGATATTACAACTTCTTTTGGATGTAAATTGTGTTGCGTAAAAGATGCGACAAGGACAGTTCTGATGCAGATGGATTCTGAACTCAGGTCATACAAACCCCACTCAACGACTTGACCAGCTTGTCACCTGCACGTTCTCTCGGCAAGATAAGCCTCCGATGATGATCCTATCTCACATAAGTACATAAGAGCAGATTTCATTGCTCCTCTGAGGATGGATTCAAAGAAGGAAGTTGAATTCCCAGCCTATTATTCCCTCTACGGTTCCTATACGCCTCAA
This sequence is a window from Silene latifolia isolate original U9 population chromosome 8, ASM4854445v1, whole genome shotgun sequence. Protein-coding genes within it:
- the LOC141596817 gene encoding cytochrome P450 704C1-like, with amino-acid sequence MEYQNSNFINTTLTVIVPTILALLFFKFVKIKLFQKHGHKIYPPIAGTMFNQLLNFKRLHHYMTHLATKHKTYRLLNPFRNEVYTCDPANVEYILKTNFDNFGKGDYTYDNVSDLLGDGIFAVDGHKWRNQRKVSSYEFSTRVLRDFSSTIFRENAVKLANVISDAVKSDHIMDIQDLFMKSTLDSIFKVAFGVELDSMCGSNEEGIRFSQAFDDASATSLYRYVDILWPVKRFLNIGLEAKLKQDIRIINDFVYRLISNKVELMKRSQGTPSMKKDDILSRFLQLDNTDPKYLRDIILNFVIAGKDTTAATLSWFIYMLCKHPEVQEKVAEELRNVTSMESGVNYEQLTTNLREESLERLHYLHAALTETLRLYPAVPVDAKICFSDDTLPDGYSVKKGDMVAYQPYAMGRMRFIWGDNAEDYHPERWLDEDGIFQPQSPFKFTAFQAGPRICLGKEFAYRQMKIFSAVLLSNFVFKLGDEESIVNYRTMINLHIDGGLHVRALPRK